In a single window of the Flavobacterium sp. W4I14 genome:
- a CDS encoding hypothetical protein (product_source=Hypo-rule applied; cath_funfam=1.10.760.10,2.60.120.230; pfam=PF03712; superfamily=46626,49742): MLNKFIAIIVFCFFFKSSFSQKITYYEHIAPIIRNKCAPCHRPGEAGPFSLLTYADVAKRVSFIRDVVESGFMPPWKPDNHYRMFANDRSLTDNEKKTIISWIDNKAPEGVSKNSKSEIDNLISGTQYTRKPDITLKVKKAFVVKGDNEERFIVFKIPFEMAAAKNVAAMEFVSANKKIIHHANFAIHPVADNIDINQAADFVNLTDESRVNYDQYLPFKKEMTYYGGWIPGTSFESYPADLGWVMPKRGVVLLTVHYAPLAKDEEDISGINLFFKETPIKRVVNVVSLGSGGVGESSIDPYFMIQADSVKKFNLKILTPQDQSLLYIWPHMHLLGKSFKSYAVTAAGDTIKLISIPAWDFRWQEIYRFNKLIKVPKGSVLTIEGTYDNTKDNPNNPNNPPKMVFSANDMKSTDEMLTMLLIFLKYEEGDENKSIDILESQKK, translated from the coding sequence ATGCTAAATAAATTCATTGCCATAATTGTATTTTGCTTTTTCTTTAAGTCTTCTTTTAGTCAGAAAATTACCTATTATGAGCATATTGCTCCAATAATCCGTAACAAATGTGCACCATGTCACCGCCCGGGTGAAGCAGGGCCTTTTTCGTTGTTAACTTATGCTGATGTTGCCAAAAGAGTTTCATTTATCAGAGATGTTGTCGAATCAGGATTTATGCCTCCATGGAAACCCGATAATCATTACCGGATGTTTGCAAATGACCGATCTTTAACCGACAACGAAAAGAAAACAATTATAAGCTGGATAGATAATAAGGCTCCAGAAGGAGTAAGCAAAAATAGCAAGTCTGAAATCGATAACCTTATCTCAGGAACTCAATATACAAGAAAACCAGACATTACGCTGAAGGTTAAAAAAGCATTTGTTGTTAAAGGAGATAATGAAGAACGATTCATTGTGTTTAAAATTCCATTCGAAATGGCCGCTGCAAAAAATGTTGCGGCAATGGAATTTGTTTCTGCCAATAAGAAAATCATTCACCATGCTAACTTTGCTATACATCCGGTAGCTGATAATATAGATATTAATCAGGCTGCAGATTTTGTAAATTTAACCGACGAGTCTAGGGTTAATTATGATCAATATTTGCCATTTAAGAAAGAAATGACTTATTATGGTGGTTGGATACCCGGTACTTCCTTTGAGTCTTACCCTGCTGATTTAGGATGGGTTATGCCCAAAAGAGGAGTTGTATTACTAACTGTTCATTATGCGCCCCTTGCTAAAGATGAGGAAGACATATCGGGTATAAATCTGTTTTTTAAAGAAACGCCAATTAAACGGGTAGTAAATGTGGTGAGTTTAGGGTCTGGTGGAGTTGGGGAAAGTTCTATCGATCCTTATTTTATGATCCAGGCCGATTCGGTTAAAAAATTCAATCTTAAAATTTTAACTCCCCAAGATCAATCCTTATTGTACATATGGCCACATATGCATTTGCTAGGTAAGAGTTTTAAATCTTATGCTGTTACGGCTGCAGGTGATACCATTAAACTGATATCCATTCCCGCTTGGGATTTTAGATGGCAAGAAATCTATCGATTTAATAAGTTGATTAAAGTTCCTAAAGGATCGGTACTGACTATAGAAGGTACATATGATAATACTAAGGATAATCCAAATAATCCAAATAACCCTCCAAAAATGGTATTTTCAGCCAACGACATGAAATCTACGGATGAAATGCTTACCATGTTACTCATATTTCTAAAATATGAAGAAGGCGATGAAAATAAAAGCATTGATATTTTAGAAAGTCAAAAAAA
- a CDS encoding thiol-disulfide isomerase/thioredoxin (product_source=COG0526; cath_funfam=3.40.30.10; cog=COG0526; pfam=PF00578; superfamily=52833), giving the protein MKLVIAITLIFLFPFTNVLGQGVLPNKLLWAQIEASNLINVKSEAKIALKKNTAFVFISPECPLCKNYILVLNDLCKKYPQINIIGVVPGKSYPLLDIKQFAENYNARFDIYLDKNKTFTKVLKAKVTPEVVLIDQKGNIRYRGLIDNWQAKLGVKRKVITEHYLDDAMKDINISNYKLTQTIPVGCLINDL; this is encoded by the coding sequence ATGAAATTAGTGATAGCCATTACATTAATCTTTCTTTTTCCATTTACAAACGTACTTGGTCAAGGTGTTTTGCCGAATAAATTACTTTGGGCACAAATTGAAGCCAGTAATCTTATTAATGTTAAAAGTGAAGCAAAGATCGCACTAAAAAAGAATACTGCATTTGTATTTATCTCACCAGAGTGTCCACTTTGTAAGAACTATATACTTGTGTTAAATGATTTGTGTAAAAAGTATCCCCAGATTAATATTATTGGGGTTGTGCCAGGGAAAAGTTATCCATTATTGGATATAAAGCAATTTGCTGAAAATTACAATGCCCGCTTTGATATCTATTTAGATAAGAATAAAACCTTTACAAAAGTCTTAAAAGCTAAAGTTACTCCCGAAGTTGTTTTAATAGACCAAAAAGGAAATATAAGATATCGGGGGTTAATTGATAACTGGCAGGCAAAACTTGGCGTAAAACGAAAGGTTATTACTGAGCATTATCTGGATGATGCAATGAAGGATATCAATATTTCAAATTATAAACTTACACAGACTATACCTGTTGGCTGCCTTATAAATGATCTGTAA
- a CDS encoding hypothetical protein (product_source=Hypo-rule applied; cleavage_site_network=SignalP-noTM; pfam=PF12771; superfamily=48452) — translation MKKTSYIVLMLAALLGITISSCKKDQFVQLNTDPSIIDKITPEQQFMNSVINMHGDRFEAYYDNFRAIMPWMQMLTALNGNSVTFISDAASFRNVRYNNFYPKVGGNLTDMEELVKKMPAEEQAKRIYEIEIAHIVKAYYAFYVSDVSGSLPYTDAFMVRYGGTETPKYDTQEALFELLDAQLKKSATILGTTQTTAQASLGPNDLFFQGNVANWIKVANSTRLRIAMRLMKRDAVKMKAKVLEILAAPGGLINSETDSWVFKANATYADGGDWSAAGLRAPKPVVDFMYTNSDPRIRFFYQENTFTQANFGAAKAQNKIAASATFDARRFYGVPTSPDVSAAPAFANFFNNITISVVNSTGQTVNQTMDSLSLIQPRLFAAGENGGKGINAFPLITYADVCFMRAELAARSVTAESAEDWYNKGVNASIAFYDDLANKAQIVDRNGALSYVASTPTEIAAYTAKADIKFDATRALDQIIGQAYLNFFKQPNEAWALYKRTGMPNSTTILKLEKIIASGTEQVIPRRASLAFPSVTNLNYQNIVAAYKVMQTDPDFGQGAGDILGRVWWDKK, via the coding sequence ATGAAAAAGACAAGTTATATAGTTCTAATGCTTGCAGCATTATTAGGAATTACCATATCATCATGTAAAAAAGATCAGTTTGTTCAATTAAACACTGATCCTTCTATTATTGATAAAATAACGCCGGAACAGCAATTTATGAATTCGGTTATCAACATGCATGGAGATCGATTTGAGGCTTACTATGATAATTTTAGAGCGATTATGCCATGGATGCAGATGTTGACCGCTTTAAACGGAAATAGTGTAACGTTTATATCGGATGCCGCTAGTTTCAGAAATGTTAGATATAATAATTTCTACCCTAAAGTTGGCGGAAATTTAACCGATATGGAAGAACTGGTAAAGAAAATGCCGGCAGAAGAGCAGGCAAAAAGGATTTATGAAATAGAAATAGCACATATTGTTAAAGCATATTATGCGTTTTATGTATCAGATGTAAGTGGAAGTTTGCCTTATACAGATGCATTTATGGTAAGATATGGTGGCACTGAAACACCAAAGTACGATACGCAGGAAGCTTTATTTGAACTTTTGGATGCGCAACTGAAAAAATCAGCAACTATTTTGGGTACAACGCAAACAACTGCACAAGCTTCTCTAGGTCCAAACGATTTGTTTTTTCAGGGTAATGTTGCTAATTGGATAAAAGTTGCTAATTCTACCCGTTTACGTATCGCTATGCGTTTAATGAAAAGAGACGCTGTAAAAATGAAAGCTAAAGTTCTTGAAATTTTAGCTGCACCAGGCGGCTTAATTAATAGTGAAACAGATAGTTGGGTTTTCAAAGCCAATGCAACTTATGCGGATGGCGGAGATTGGTCGGCTGCAGGCCTGCGGGCACCAAAACCAGTTGTAGATTTCATGTACACAAATAGCGATCCAAGGATCAGATTTTTTTATCAGGAAAATACGTTTACTCAGGCTAATTTTGGTGCTGCAAAAGCTCAAAATAAAATTGCGGCCTCAGCTACTTTTGATGCAAGAAGATTTTATGGTGTGCCAACCAGTCCTGATGTTTCAGCAGCACCCGCATTTGCAAATTTCTTTAATAATATCACCATTTCTGTGGTAAATTCAACGGGACAAACTGTTAATCAGACAATGGATTCATTATCACTCATTCAGCCACGCTTATTTGCTGCAGGCGAGAATGGTGGAAAAGGCATAAATGCTTTTCCTTTAATTACCTATGCAGATGTTTGCTTTATGAGAGCGGAATTAGCAGCCAGATCAGTAACGGCAGAATCTGCTGAAGATTGGTACAATAAAGGTGTAAATGCTTCGATTGCATTTTATGATGACCTGGCTAACAAAGCACAGATTGTGGATAGAAATGGCGCTTTAAGTTATGTTGCCTCAACGCCTACTGAAATTGCTGCTTATACAGCTAAAGCTGATATTAAATTTGATGCAACCAGAGCCTTAGATCAAATTATCGGGCAGGCATATCTAAATTTCTTTAAGCAACCTAATGAGGCCTGGGCGTTATATAAAAGAACAGGAATGCCAAATTCTACGACAATTTTAAAACTCGAAAAAATTATTGCGAGCGGTACAGAACAAGTCATTCCAAGAAGAGCGAGTTTGGCTTTTCCTTCTGTTACCAATTTAAACTATCAAAACATTGTTGCAGCTTATAAAGTGATGCAAACAGACCCTGATTTTGGACAGGGCGCAGGTGATATTTTAGGTAGAGTTTGGTGGGATAAGAAATAA
- a CDS encoding iron complex outermembrane receptor protein (product_source=KO:K02014; cath_funfam=2.170.130.10,2.60.40.1120; cleavage_site_network=SignalP-noTM; cog=COG1629; ko=KO:K02014; pfam=PF00593,PF07715,PF13715; superfamily=49464,56935; tigrfam=TIGR04056; transmembrane_helix_parts=Inside_1_4,TMhelix_5_27,Outside_28_1104), translating to MKKIYFKFLSLLLLAFFAIAAQAQTIITGTVKDASGPFPGANVSVKSTQKSTQTDANGKFSISASSNDILVFSAVGFLRQEVTVGSNKNFNISLKEDSKSLEEVTVTTGFGVKQQTRKLSYSIQEVKGEDLVRANEQNIVNALQGKVAGVMINQGSGGPQSSSRIRIRGNSSLSPNTQPLVVIDGVLIQPGVSGADSYGNSPQDFGNIMKNLNADDYESITVLKGAAASSLYGSRAQNGVLLITSKKGKGGQGLGISFSHTQTIEEAYKTMDLQNEFGSGINPTFAKDASGTPIIDAANYFWSFGPRFDGSQVKDIDGRMISWNAQPNNLLDAYKLGNYSNSNLAFQGGNETGTFRLSYSKLYSTGILPNNKFDRDALDFRGSQKFGKIFEINAGVNYTISNSFNPINQSNNNNPLFALVYGNPRNYDTNYWKNKYIDPVNGGVLSGNDDPYGLSPLWFNIYETNVRQRENNFRGNIDVKANITPWLNALVRGTLNQINITGETKNIGSGVGFAGGEYALSQSNQKSSRLQFLLNGSKKLSDDFDFNMSLGAETTKDFGNNYTRTRTDGGLKDPGKFFMGNSVNAAVTDTRLDGSQRTDAVYGFGDLTYKNMLTLNFSVRNDWSSTLTYPDGHGDYSYTYPAVGLSYVFSESLKNKSAFDFLSYGKLRANFGYTGLGTSPYVTSAGKYQFLGTYTDENGKQMPRYGYPEYTLGNDALKNELTKELELGTELRFFKDRLGIDFSYYKKNTKNQILSLALPSESGVTKKLFNAGNIQNQGIEILLTGTPIKTKNLEWTSSINFARNKNKIIELAPGVDSYTLGYAFGADMTSVAIAGQEYGSIYTSYGYASYQATDAAGNNIDNPNNGKKLLKANGSYFRSGDAGQGNKILGSMMEKFNASSINNIRFKNFNLGFQIDAKVGGLMASGTHQYGTNFGAFESTLFGRSADFGGLPRKDASGAVIANDGIIPDGVFAKGTIINNINVGGLTFQEAADKGYVQPVSARIYYARLTQWSTGIREYSTFENSWVALREVSLGYTLPKKFTDKINFKQVNVGVTARNLMYIYNSLPDHLNPEGLFNNSAGAFAEYGGMPYVRTFAFSVRAAL from the coding sequence ATGAAGAAAATTTACTTTAAATTTTTGAGTCTGCTTTTACTCGCATTTTTTGCAATCGCAGCTCAAGCACAAACTATAATTACGGGGACGGTAAAAGATGCGTCCGGGCCGTTTCCAGGAGCAAATGTTTCTGTAAAAAGTACACAAAAATCAACTCAAACCGATGCGAATGGTAAATTTAGCATCAGTGCTTCAAGTAATGATATACTTGTTTTTTCTGCCGTTGGTTTCCTGCGTCAGGAAGTAACAGTAGGAAGCAACAAAAATTTCAACATTTCTTTAAAAGAAGATTCTAAATCTCTAGAAGAAGTTACTGTAACCACAGGCTTTGGTGTAAAACAACAGACTAGGAAGCTGAGTTACTCTATTCAAGAAGTAAAAGGTGAGGATTTAGTTAGGGCTAACGAACAGAATATTGTAAATGCACTACAAGGTAAAGTGGCCGGTGTAATGATCAATCAAGGTTCTGGAGGGCCGCAGTCGTCATCAAGAATCAGAATTAGGGGTAACTCGTCTTTAAGCCCAAATACACAACCTTTAGTTGTTATTGATGGTGTTCTTATCCAGCCTGGAGTAAGTGGAGCCGATTCTTACGGAAACAGCCCTCAGGATTTTGGAAATATCATGAAAAATCTGAATGCCGATGATTATGAGAGTATTACCGTTTTAAAAGGTGCTGCCGCAAGTTCGCTATATGGTTCGAGAGCACAAAATGGAGTACTTTTAATTACATCTAAAAAAGGCAAGGGTGGTCAGGGTTTAGGTATTTCATTTTCACATACACAAACTATTGAGGAAGCATACAAAACAATGGATTTACAGAACGAATTTGGTTCGGGTATTAATCCAACTTTCGCAAAAGATGCTTCTGGTACACCTATAATTGATGCGGCAAACTATTTTTGGAGCTTTGGTCCCCGTTTCGACGGAAGCCAGGTAAAAGATATTGACGGCAGAATGATTAGCTGGAATGCACAGCCAAACAATTTACTAGACGCATATAAGCTAGGTAACTATAGCAATTCAAATTTGGCATTTCAAGGTGGTAATGAAACTGGAACATTCAGACTTTCCTATTCAAAATTATATAGTACAGGTATTTTGCCGAATAATAAATTCGACCGCGACGCTTTGGATTTTAGAGGTTCTCAAAAATTCGGGAAAATATTCGAAATAAACGCAGGTGTGAATTATACCATCAGCAATAGTTTTAACCCAATCAACCAATCAAACAATAATAACCCACTGTTTGCCCTTGTTTATGGTAACCCTAGAAACTATGATACAAATTATTGGAAGAATAAATACATCGATCCTGTAAATGGAGGAGTATTAAGCGGCAACGACGATCCCTATGGTTTATCGCCCCTTTGGTTCAATATTTACGAAACAAATGTAAGACAACGGGAGAATAATTTTAGAGGTAATATAGATGTTAAAGCAAATATAACACCTTGGCTAAATGCACTTGTTAGAGGAACATTGAACCAAATTAATATTACTGGAGAAACAAAAAACATTGGTAGCGGTGTAGGGTTTGCAGGAGGAGAATATGCTTTAAGTCAATCAAATCAAAAAAGCAGCAGATTGCAGTTTTTGTTGAACGGAAGTAAGAAATTAAGCGATGATTTTGACTTCAATATGAGCTTAGGTGCTGAAACGACCAAAGATTTTGGTAACAACTATACCCGTACCAGAACAGATGGTGGATTAAAAGACCCAGGAAAATTCTTTATGGGCAATTCTGTAAATGCTGCGGTAACGGATACTCGCCTGGATGGTAGTCAAAGAACAGATGCTGTATATGGTTTTGGTGATTTGACCTATAAAAATATGCTGACTTTAAACTTTAGCGTAAGGAATGACTGGTCTTCAACTTTAACTTATCCTGACGGACACGGTGATTACTCATATACTTACCCAGCTGTTGGTTTATCATATGTTTTCTCAGAATCTTTAAAAAATAAATCTGCTTTCGATTTCCTTTCCTATGGTAAATTAAGAGCTAACTTTGGATATACAGGATTAGGAACTAGTCCTTATGTTACAAGTGCAGGCAAATATCAGTTCTTAGGTACTTATACTGACGAGAATGGAAAACAGATGCCTAGATATGGCTATCCAGAATACACACTAGGAAATGATGCCCTTAAAAATGAATTAACAAAAGAACTGGAGTTAGGTACCGAATTGCGTTTCTTTAAAGATCGTTTAGGTATTGATTTCTCTTATTATAAAAAGAATACAAAAAATCAGATTTTATCTTTAGCATTGCCTTCTGAATCTGGTGTTACAAAAAAACTGTTTAATGCGGGTAACATCCAAAATCAAGGTATTGAGATCTTGTTGACAGGTACACCTATCAAAACTAAAAACCTAGAATGGACGAGTTCAATTAATTTTGCAAGAAACAAGAATAAAATTATCGAATTGGCACCTGGAGTAGATTCTTACACTTTGGGTTATGCATTTGGTGCTGACATGACATCTGTTGCTATTGCTGGTCAAGAATATGGTAGCATTTACACAAGTTATGGTTATGCCTCTTATCAAGCAACCGATGCGGCAGGTAATAATATCGATAACCCAAACAATGGTAAAAAATTGTTAAAAGCTAATGGAAGTTACTTTAGAAGTGGGGATGCTGGACAGGGTAACAAGATTCTAGGCTCGATGATGGAAAAATTCAATGCAAGCTCAATCAATAACATCAGATTTAAAAACTTCAATTTAGGTTTCCAAATTGATGCTAAAGTTGGTGGCTTAATGGCATCAGGTACACATCAATATGGTACTAACTTTGGTGCTTTCGAAAGTACATTGTTTGGCCGTTCTGCAGATTTTGGTGGTTTGCCAAGAAAAGACGCTTCAGGAGCTGTAATTGCCAATGATGGTATTATTCCTGATGGAGTATTTGCGAAAGGAACTATTATCAACAACATTAACGTTGGTGGATTAACTTTTCAGGAAGCAGCAGATAAAGGTTATGTACAACCAGTAAGTGCACGAATTTATTATGCGAGATTAACTCAGTGGTCTACAGGAATCAGAGAATATTCGACATTTGAAAATAGCTGGGTTGCATTAAGAGAAGTTTCATTAGGTTATACTTTACCAAAGAAATTTACTGATAAAATTAATTTCAAACAGGTTAATGTTGGTGTTACAGCAAGAAACCTGATGTATATATATAATAGCTTACCTGACCATTTAAACCCAGAAGGTTTATTTAATAACAGTGCAGGTGCTTTTGCAGAATATGGTGGTATGCCGTATGTACGCACTTTCGCATTCTCTGTAAGGGCAGCATTATAA